A single Lysinibacter sp. HNR DNA region contains:
- a CDS encoding FtsX-like permease family protein — protein sequence MRSILLSTLRSHSGRLIATAVAIVLSVAFVVATLLLSATFTETSANKMTTNLKNADLVIQVGADAVLDEDGERKNRPLDGALETVRDLSDVAAADIEAFTFVPVDKEGQRSFAKVEGLLEEGVRWQELESGGWPTATDEAVIDALSADTLGVNIGDQLKFTWSDGDDAELTIVGLSGAQNIGVFTGAPLVTVTQEALTQAEESSVSFGGILVRGTDFTNPEQLAEKVSAALAGQPGLSVETRDAVVAKTLEEVSGGADVLTLVLLSFAAIALLVSGFVIANTFQVLVAQRTRDLALLRCVGASSAQVRRLVLVEAVLVGLIASVLGAVLGIVAAHLMVALSQGAGPSGALEPLIVSPLTLIIGLVVGIVVTVFAALGPARRATRVHPVAAMRPVEAVAQGRVPAVRVILGSVLTLVGVCGLILGATSGITLALGAGAVSAIGVLLLGVVYFPPALRLAGRAISWISTPAQLAVANSTRNPLRTTATATALLIGVTLVTMMATGVSSARESFTKQIDEGKPVDLIVSAQNDTGLTEGVISAVTGNENIAAVAPVKTGKVTVTLPDGEEVLVTAEGMNPAETQAISHSPIELPEPGSIWLGSGAVDPSLEGSWVSVSDEKGGIDEVSLKVHLVDDLNWGRALLAPQDLVSLLGDPVVGKIQIKLLPDLGVQETQSVITDMTSLSEEIVVSGGVQERLMLTQIFDTIFLVTLALLAVAIIIALVGIGNTTALSILERKRESALLRAVGLERRQLVSMVVIEAALSAAVAAIIGLVLGILFAWAGVSALGVDADKFRVFLSPPWGQLVLVGVVAVVAGVAAALLPAYAASRRSPVRDLASD from the coding sequence ATGAGATCGATCTTATTGTCGACACTGCGATCCCATTCGGGACGACTTATTGCCACGGCGGTAGCTATTGTCTTATCGGTAGCGTTTGTTGTGGCCACCCTGCTGCTCTCGGCAACGTTCACGGAGACGTCAGCAAATAAAATGACGACAAACCTCAAGAATGCCGACCTGGTGATTCAGGTGGGTGCGGATGCCGTGCTTGACGAGGACGGTGAGCGTAAAAATCGCCCCCTCGACGGTGCCCTGGAAACGGTGAGGGATCTGAGTGATGTTGCCGCTGCTGACATCGAGGCCTTTACATTTGTGCCGGTGGACAAAGAGGGTCAACGTTCATTCGCTAAGGTTGAGGGCCTCCTTGAGGAGGGGGTTCGTTGGCAGGAGCTTGAGTCGGGCGGGTGGCCTACGGCCACCGATGAAGCTGTAATAGACGCTCTCAGCGCCGATACCCTGGGGGTTAACATCGGCGATCAACTCAAGTTCACCTGGAGCGACGGTGACGACGCAGAATTAACGATTGTTGGGCTGTCTGGGGCTCAGAATATTGGAGTCTTTACCGGCGCGCCGCTGGTGACCGTTACCCAGGAAGCGCTAACCCAGGCCGAGGAGTCTTCCGTTTCCTTTGGTGGGATTCTTGTGCGTGGGACCGACTTCACCAATCCGGAACAACTTGCGGAAAAGGTGAGTGCCGCCCTCGCGGGGCAACCGGGCCTTTCCGTTGAGACCCGAGACGCAGTTGTGGCAAAAACCTTAGAGGAAGTATCCGGCGGTGCTGATGTGCTCACTCTGGTGCTCCTTTCTTTTGCTGCGATTGCGCTTCTCGTTTCAGGGTTTGTTATTGCTAATACGTTTCAGGTGCTGGTTGCACAACGCACCCGTGACCTGGCCCTATTGCGTTGTGTTGGTGCGAGTAGTGCGCAGGTGCGCAGGCTGGTTCTGGTTGAGGCGGTTCTGGTCGGTCTTATCGCGTCGGTTCTGGGGGCCGTTCTTGGGATTGTCGCGGCGCACCTGATGGTGGCGTTGAGTCAGGGTGCGGGGCCGAGCGGAGCACTGGAACCACTGATCGTCTCACCTCTCACGCTTATTATTGGATTAGTAGTTGGCATCGTCGTCACCGTTTTTGCGGCTCTTGGCCCCGCGCGCCGGGCAACTCGTGTTCACCCGGTTGCCGCAATGCGGCCGGTTGAAGCGGTCGCTCAGGGACGTGTCCCGGCGGTGAGAGTGATCCTGGGATCCGTGCTCACCCTTGTAGGTGTTTGTGGTTTGATCCTGGGAGCCACCTCTGGGATTACTCTAGCGCTGGGGGCTGGGGCTGTGAGCGCGATCGGTGTGCTTCTTCTTGGCGTTGTGTATTTTCCTCCCGCGCTTCGACTCGCGGGGCGGGCGATCTCTTGGATATCCACTCCGGCTCAACTTGCCGTTGCAAATTCAACGCGTAATCCGCTCAGAACTACCGCTACCGCTACCGCTTTGCTGATCGGTGTTACCCTCGTCACAATGATGGCCACCGGTGTCTCTTCGGCTCGTGAATCGTTTACAAAACAGATTGACGAGGGTAAGCCGGTCGACCTTATCGTGAGTGCACAGAACGACACCGGGCTTACCGAGGGAGTTATATCGGCTGTAACGGGGAATGAAAACATTGCCGCCGTTGCCCCTGTGAAAACGGGAAAAGTTACCGTTACTCTGCCCGACGGAGAAGAAGTTTTGGTTACGGCCGAGGGAATGAACCCGGCGGAGACCCAGGCGATTTCCCACTCTCCGATTGAGCTTCCCGAACCGGGTAGTATATGGCTCGGTTCCGGAGCGGTTGACCCCTCATTGGAGGGAAGCTGGGTTTCTGTTTCCGATGAGAAGGGAGGCATCGACGAGGTCTCGTTAAAGGTGCATCTTGTAGACGACCTGAACTGGGGGCGTGCGCTTCTTGCGCCGCAAGACCTGGTGAGCCTGCTGGGAGATCCTGTTGTCGGCAAAATACAAATAAAGCTCCTGCCCGACTTAGGCGTGCAAGAGACGCAAAGCGTCATCACCGATATGACGTCGCTGAGCGAGGAGATCGTTGTGAGCGGTGGGGTTCAGGAGCGCCTGATGCTTACCCAGATATTTGACACGATTTTCCTTGTGACCCTCGCTTTACTTGCGGTGGCAATCATCATCGCTCTTGTGGGTATTGGTAACACCACTGCCCTGTCGATTCTGGAGCGCAAACGTGAATCTGCTCTGCTTCGCGCGGTTGGGCTTGAGCGTAGGCAGCTTGTCTCAATGGTGGTGATTGAAGCCGCTTTGAGCGCGGCTGTGGCGGCCATTATTGGTCTTGTCTTGGGTATTCTCTTTGCCTGGGCAGGGGTGTCCGCACTGGGTGTGGATGCGGACAAGTTTAGGGTTTTCCTTTCCCCGCCGTGGGGTCAGCTTGTTCTGGTTGGTGTTGTTGCAGTGGTCGCCGGAGTTGCGGCTGCTCTTCTACCCGCGTATGCCGCCTCCCGGCGTTCCCCGGTGCGAGACCTCGCGTCCGACTAG
- a CDS encoding ABC transporter ATP-binding protein — translation MNAEAQLAVVARGLRKSYGEGVSAVAALDGVSVSVPSGKFIAIMGPSGSGKSTLMQALAGLDSVDEGNIWIDGTEITTMRDAALTRLRRDRVGFVFQSFNLIATLTAEQNILLPLNLARRRVDKEWMKQIVGALGISERLTHKPHELSGGQQQRVAIVRALITKPAVVFADEPTGNLDSSSGAEVLRILRDSVDRFGQTVIMVTHDPGAAAHADEVVVLADGKVRGHIASPTVDSVIDALRRLETPKAEAAS, via the coding sequence ATGAATGCTGAAGCTCAGTTAGCTGTGGTGGCCCGGGGGCTCCGGAAGTCTTATGGGGAGGGTGTTTCTGCGGTTGCGGCGCTTGACGGTGTCAGCGTGAGTGTACCGAGCGGAAAGTTCATCGCGATCATGGGGCCGTCGGGATCGGGTAAATCAACCCTGATGCAAGCATTGGCCGGATTGGATAGCGTTGACGAGGGGAATATTTGGATTGATGGAACCGAGATCACCACGATGCGGGATGCGGCCCTTACTCGCCTGCGACGAGATCGTGTGGGTTTTGTTTTCCAATCTTTTAATCTGATCGCAACGCTTACTGCCGAGCAAAACATTCTTCTTCCGCTTAATCTTGCCCGTCGTCGGGTGGACAAAGAGTGGATGAAGCAGATTGTCGGTGCTCTGGGCATTTCGGAGCGTCTTACGCATAAGCCTCACGAGTTGTCCGGTGGGCAGCAGCAGCGTGTTGCGATTGTTCGGGCGCTCATCACTAAGCCTGCGGTTGTTTTTGCTGATGAACCAACGGGCAACCTTGATTCGTCATCGGGTGCTGAGGTTCTTCGGATCCTTCGTGACTCTGTTGATCGTTTCGGTCAGACGGTGATTATGGTGACCCACGATCCGGGTGCCGCAGCGCACGCGGACGAGGTGGTTGTTTTGGCTGATGGAAAGGTGAGGGGTCATATTGCTTCCCCCACTGTAGATAGCGTGATTGACGCTCTGCGTCGCCTAGAGACCCCGAAGGCCGAGGCCGCTTCATGA